The following are encoded in a window of Sphaerisporangium siamense genomic DNA:
- a CDS encoding M14 family metallopeptidase, whose product MRRRLYVAFAVLALLLTSGVTAVGAAAEPPGNYQYLVQGPSTAQERTAVVRTGAAIDEVAAASVVVTASEAEVAAIKDLGYTVKRLPRPLAPSLPRPQDFPSADSGYHNYAEMTAEINQLVARYPNLLRKTSYGTSYGGRDLIAVKVSDNAGVDEDEPEVLFTHHQHAREHLTVEMALYLLNLFTSSYGTDTRITNLINTREIWILPDLNPDGGEYDIATGSYRSWRKNRQPNSGSSYVGTDLNRNWAYKWGCCGGSSGSTSSETYRGPSAESATEVRAAANFVRGRVVGGVQQIKAHIDWHTYSELVLWPYGYTYNDTAPGLTADDASAFATLGRNMASTNGYTPEQSSDLYITDGSVNDWMWFNHKIFSYTFEMYPRGSSPGFYPPDEQIVPQTTRNKEAVLRFLEYADCVYRIIGKQSQYCA is encoded by the coding sequence GTGAGACGACGTCTGTACGTCGCGTTCGCCGTCCTGGCACTGCTGCTGACCAGCGGCGTCACCGCGGTGGGCGCCGCCGCCGAGCCGCCGGGCAACTACCAGTACCTGGTCCAGGGGCCGAGCACGGCCCAGGAGCGGACCGCCGTGGTGCGGACCGGCGCCGCGATCGACGAGGTGGCCGCCGCCTCGGTCGTGGTCACCGCCAGCGAGGCCGAGGTCGCCGCCATCAAGGACCTCGGGTACACGGTCAAACGGCTGCCGCGGCCGCTCGCCCCGTCGCTGCCGCGCCCGCAGGACTTCCCCTCCGCGGACTCCGGTTACCACAACTACGCCGAGATGACCGCCGAGATCAACCAGCTCGTCGCCCGGTACCCGAACCTGCTCAGGAAGACGAGCTACGGCACCTCCTACGGCGGCCGCGACCTGATCGCCGTCAAGGTGAGCGACAACGCCGGCGTGGACGAGGACGAGCCCGAGGTGCTGTTCACCCACCACCAGCACGCCCGTGAGCACCTGACCGTCGAGATGGCGCTCTACCTGCTCAACCTGTTCACCAGCTCCTACGGGACCGACACCAGGATCACCAACCTGATCAACACCCGGGAGATCTGGATCCTGCCCGACCTCAACCCCGACGGCGGCGAGTACGACATCGCCACCGGCTCCTACCGGTCCTGGCGCAAGAACCGGCAGCCGAACTCCGGCTCGTCCTATGTCGGCACCGACCTGAACCGCAACTGGGCCTACAAGTGGGGCTGCTGCGGCGGGTCCTCCGGCTCGACCTCCAGCGAGACCTACCGCGGCCCGTCGGCCGAGTCCGCGACCGAGGTGCGCGCGGCGGCGAACTTCGTGCGAGGGCGGGTCGTGGGCGGCGTCCAGCAGATCAAGGCCCACATCGACTGGCACACCTACTCGGAGCTGGTGCTGTGGCCGTACGGCTACACCTACAACGACACCGCGCCCGGCCTGACCGCCGACGACGCGAGCGCGTTCGCCACGCTCGGCCGCAACATGGCGAGCACCAACGGCTACACCCCCGAGCAGTCCAGCGACCTGTACATCACCGACGGCAGCGTCAACGACTGGATGTGGTTCAACCACAAGATCTTCAGCTACACCTTCGAGATGTACCCGCGCGGCAGCTCGCCGGGGTTCTACCCGCCCGATGAGCAGATCGTCCCGCAGACCACGCGCAACAAGGAGGCGGTGCTGCGCTTCCTGGAGTACGCCGACTGCGTCTACCGCATCATCGGCAAGCAGTCGCAGTACTGCGCGTAG
- a CDS encoding NAD(P)/FAD-dependent oxidoreductase — protein sequence MIDVLVAGGGPAGLATAIHAALAGMEAVVVEPRATPVDKACGEGLMPTGAAALRALGVTAPGRPLRGILYADERHRVGAEFRHGPGLGVRRTTLHAALAGRAAEVGVKLVPGRVEGLRQYEDHVEAVGMRARWLVAADGLHSPLRALLGLELPARAPRRYGQRRHYRLAPWTDFVEVHWARGGEAYVTPVADDLVGVAVLSGERRRYDEHLAAFPHLLARLDGPAATPVRGAGPLRRRVRARVAGRVLLVGDAAGYVDALTGEGVSLGLTSARALVACLRAGRPEAYEGAWRRLSLRHRLLTEALLAARRRPGTARLVVPAARRLPAVFAAAVNALA from the coding sequence GTGATCGACGTGCTGGTCGCCGGGGGCGGGCCCGCGGGCCTGGCCACCGCCATCCACGCGGCGCTCGCCGGTATGGAGGCCGTGGTGGTGGAGCCCCGGGCCACGCCCGTCGACAAGGCGTGCGGCGAGGGCCTGATGCCCACCGGCGCCGCCGCCCTGCGCGCCCTCGGCGTCACCGCGCCCGGGCGCCCGTTGCGCGGCATCCTCTACGCCGACGAGCGCCACCGGGTGGGCGCGGAGTTCCGGCACGGCCCGGGCCTCGGCGTGCGCCGCACGACCTTGCACGCGGCCCTGGCCGGGCGCGCGGCCGAGGTCGGGGTGAAGCTCGTCCCCGGGCGGGTGGAGGGGCTGCGCCAGTACGAGGACCACGTGGAGGCGGTGGGGATGCGGGCGCGCTGGCTGGTGGCGGCCGACGGCCTGCACTCGCCGCTGCGCGCCCTGCTCGGGCTGGAGCTGCCGGCCCGCGCGCCGCGCCGGTACGGGCAGCGCCGGCACTACCGCCTGGCCCCCTGGACCGACTTCGTCGAGGTGCACTGGGCCCGGGGCGGCGAGGCGTACGTGACGCCCGTGGCCGACGACCTTGTGGGCGTGGCCGTGCTGAGCGGCGAGCGCCGCCGCTACGACGAGCACCTGGCGGCGTTCCCCCACCTGCTGGCCCGGCTGGACGGCCCCGCCGCGACGCCGGTGCGCGGCGCCGGGCCGCTCAGGCGCCGGGTGCGCGCCCGCGTGGCCGGGCGGGTGCTGCTGGTCGGCGACGCCGCCGGGTACGTGGACGCCCTGACCGGCGAGGGGGTGTCGCTCGGCCTGACCTCGGCCCGCGCGCTGGTCGCCTGCCTGCGGGCCGGGCGGCCCGAGGCGTACGAGGGGGCGTGGCGGCGCCTGTCGCTGCGCCACCGGCTGCTCACCGAGGCGCTGCTGGCCGCGCGGCGGCGCCCCGGCACGGCGCGGCTGGTGGTCCCGGCGGCGCGCCGGCTGCCCGCCGTGTTCGCCGCCGCCGTCAACGCGCTGGCCTGA
- a CDS encoding peptide MFS transporter yields MSVEAGQRARERTIFGHPRGIVTLFMTEMWERFSFYGLRAILFFFLVATVSGGGLGLPKTTATAVVGVYGALVYLLALPGGWLADRVLGARKAVLAGGCVIMLGHICMAVPIEGATLVWLGLGLIVAGTGLLKPNISTMVGRLYPEGDNARRDAGFSIFYLGINLGAFAAPYVVSNLAKDGRWHLGFGAAAVGMAIGLTQYALGGRHLRGAGDEPGHRLTPEEGRRFGSMAVAGLATTALALGLWALSGTLTIDRFTVALTVVTILVPIAYFAYILLGSHNLTSGERTKMKAYVWLFAAAAVFWMIYDLAPTVLNDFAAEKTDLRLFGHSITAATTQSFNPLLILIFVPVFAALWVRLGARVGAAQKFSAGLFLVGASFLVMAYAAHLAQSGRISVWWLFLVYLIQVFGELSLSPVGLSVTTELAPRAFRSQMLGVWFLSFAVGDAIGGQTARLLGHMSEPAYFATLAVIAVAAAAVLLGFSRRLRVLMGEVPA; encoded by the coding sequence ATGTCCGTAGAGGCCGGCCAGCGCGCGCGGGAGAGAACGATCTTCGGTCATCCGCGCGGCATCGTCACGCTTTTCATGACCGAGATGTGGGAGCGCTTCAGCTTCTACGGGCTGCGCGCCATCCTGTTCTTCTTCCTGGTCGCCACGGTGTCCGGCGGCGGGCTCGGCCTGCCCAAGACCACCGCGACCGCGGTCGTCGGCGTCTACGGCGCGCTGGTCTACCTGCTGGCGCTGCCCGGCGGATGGCTGGCCGACCGGGTGCTCGGCGCGCGCAAGGCGGTGCTCGCCGGTGGCTGCGTGATCATGCTCGGGCACATCTGCATGGCCGTCCCGATCGAGGGGGCCACGCTGGTGTGGCTGGGCCTGGGGCTGATCGTGGCCGGCACCGGCCTGCTCAAGCCGAACATCTCGACCATGGTCGGCCGGTTGTACCCCGAGGGCGACAACGCGCGGCGCGACGCCGGATTCTCCATCTTCTACCTGGGCATCAACCTCGGCGCCTTCGCCGCCCCCTACGTCGTCAGCAACCTGGCCAAGGACGGCAGGTGGCACCTCGGCTTCGGCGCCGCCGCCGTCGGCATGGCCATCGGCCTGACCCAGTACGCCCTCGGCGGACGGCACCTGCGCGGGGCCGGCGACGAGCCGGGCCACCGCCTCACGCCGGAGGAGGGCCGCCGCTTCGGCAGCATGGCGGTCGCCGGGCTCGCGACCACGGCGCTCGCCCTCGGCCTGTGGGCGCTGTCGGGCACGCTCACCATCGACAGGTTCACGGTCGCGCTCACCGTGGTCACGATCCTGGTGCCGATCGCCTACTTCGCCTACATCCTGCTCGGCAGCCACAACCTGACCTCCGGCGAGCGGACGAAGATGAAGGCGTACGTCTGGCTGTTCGCCGCCGCCGCCGTGTTCTGGATGATCTACGACCTGGCCCCCACCGTGCTCAACGACTTCGCGGCCGAGAAGACCGACCTGCGGCTCTTCGGGCACTCCATCACCGCCGCGACCACCCAGTCGTTCAACCCGCTGCTGATCCTGATCTTCGTGCCGGTGTTCGCGGCCCTGTGGGTGCGGCTCGGCGCCCGGGTGGGGGCCGCGCAGAAGTTCTCCGCCGGGCTGTTCCTGGTCGGCGCGAGCTTCCTGGTGATGGCCTACGCGGCCCACCTGGCCCAGTCCGGCAGGATCTCGGTGTGGTGGCTGTTCCTGGTGTACCTGATCCAGGTGTTCGGGGAGCTGTCGCTCAGCCCGGTGGGCCTGTCGGTGACCACCGAGCTGGCCCCGCGCGCGTTCCGGAGCCAGATGCTCGGGGTGTGGTTCCTGTCGTTCGCCGTCGGCGACGCGATCGGCGGCCAGACCGCGCGGCTGCTCGGGCACATGTCCGAGCCCGCCTACTTCGCCACGCTGGCCGTGATCGCCGTGGCCGCCGCGGCGGTGCTGCTGGGCTTCTCGCGGCGGCTGCGCGTGCTGATGGGCGAGGTGCCGGCCTAG
- the yczE gene encoding membrane protein YczE — translation MSELSLPYLGSLPQRLLRLYTGLALYGAGAALQVESHLGNGPWDVFHQGLSVRTGLSIGTWIILVGLVVMVFWIPLRQRPGVGTVSNIVFLGLFADLTLWLAPTPENLVLRWAYLLSGVVFVAAATGLYIGAGLGPGPRDGLMTGLHRLGLSIRAARTLVELTVLAAGWLLGGTVGVGTVVFALTIGPLTQFFMPRMRPRPRPAPGDVPPQGS, via the coding sequence ATGAGCGAACTCTCCCTCCCGTACCTGGGATCTCTCCCCCAGCGGCTCCTGCGCCTGTACACCGGGCTCGCCCTCTACGGCGCCGGCGCGGCGCTGCAGGTCGAGTCGCACCTCGGCAACGGCCCCTGGGACGTGTTCCACCAGGGCCTGTCGGTCCGCACCGGGCTGTCCATCGGGACATGGATCATCCTGGTGGGGCTGGTCGTGATGGTCTTCTGGATCCCGCTCCGGCAGCGGCCCGGCGTCGGGACGGTCAGCAACATCGTCTTCCTCGGCCTGTTCGCCGACCTGACCCTCTGGCTGGCCCCCACCCCGGAGAACCTCGTACTGCGCTGGGCCTACCTGCTGTCGGGCGTGGTCTTCGTCGCCGCCGCCACCGGCCTCTACATCGGCGCCGGGCTCGGCCCCGGCCCCCGCGACGGGCTGATGACCGGCCTGCACCGGCTCGGCCTGTCCATCCGCGCCGCGCGCACGCTCGTGGAGCTCACCGTCCTCGCGGCCGGATGGCTGCTCGGCGGCACGGTCGGCGTGGGCACCGTGGTCTTCGCGCTGACCATCGGCCCGCTGACCCAGTTCTTCATGCCCCGGATGCGCCCCCGCCCGCGACCGGCGCCGGGGGACGTCCCGCCGCAGGGATCGTGA
- a CDS encoding isoprenylcysteine carboxyl methyltransferase family protein, with product MSPWYVLLVLLVGAERVAELVVARRNARWSLARGGEVFGRGHYPWMVALHTGLLASCLLETGLAHRPFVPALGVPMLVLVAAAQGLRWWCITALGRQWNTEVIVVPGLPRVTRGPYRLSWLRHPNYVAVAVEGAALPLVHGAWATAAVFTVLNAVLMVVRVRCEAAALTTLAPARAPGEAAA from the coding sequence ATGTCACCCTGGTACGTCCTTCTGGTGCTCCTCGTCGGCGCCGAGCGCGTCGCCGAGCTCGTCGTGGCACGCCGGAACGCCCGCTGGAGCCTCGCCCGGGGCGGCGAGGTGTTCGGCCGTGGCCACTACCCGTGGATGGTCGCCCTGCACACCGGCCTGCTCGCGAGCTGCCTGCTGGAGACCGGCCTGGCGCACCGCCCCTTCGTCCCCGCCCTCGGCGTGCCCATGCTCGTCCTGGTGGCCGCCGCCCAGGGCTTGCGCTGGTGGTGCATCACCGCGCTCGGCCGCCAGTGGAACACCGAGGTCATCGTCGTGCCCGGCCTGCCCCGCGTGACGCGCGGCCCCTACCGGCTGTCCTGGCTGCGCCACCCCAACTATGTGGCCGTCGCCGTGGAGGGCGCCGCGCTGCCGCTGGTGCACGGGGCCTGGGCGACCGCGGCGGTCTTCACCGTGCTCAACGCGGTGCTGATGGTCGTGCGCGTCCGCTGCGAGGCGGCGGCGCTCACCACGCTCGCGCCGGCCCGCGCGCCCGGCGAGGCGGCCGCGTGA
- the mihF gene encoding integration host factor, actinobacterial type → MALPVLTPEQRQAALVKATEARQARAALLARLKTGELTLAQLFDREDDTAKKIKVSQALRALSGIGPTKAAALMERAGVDEKRRVGGLGAQQRRKLVEAVTR, encoded by the coding sequence ATGGCCCTCCCTGTCCTCACCCCCGAGCAGCGCCAGGCCGCTCTCGTCAAGGCGACCGAGGCCCGGCAGGCGCGCGCGGCGCTCCTCGCGCGCTTGAAGACCGGGGAGCTGACGCTGGCCCAGTTGTTCGACCGCGAAGACGACACGGCCAAGAAGATCAAGGTGTCGCAGGCCCTGCGCGCCCTGTCCGGGATCGGCCCCACCAAGGCCGCCGCGCTGATGGAGCGGGCCGGCGTGGACGAGAAGCGGCGCGTCGGCGGCCTCGGCGCGCAGCAGCGGCGCAAGCTCGTCGAAGCGGTCACCCGCTGA
- a CDS encoding AMP-dependent synthetase/ligase yields the protein MADPRVIAERSEIEAEIAGRTICDQLKLTAERFPDAPAYSDPAPEGGWTTLTYAEARRRVLAIAAGFAALGLGPGEAVALMMVNRSEHVLADLGAVHAGGVACSIYSTFAPDQVAFVAGDVGARIAVLGGPDDLDRWRQVLAGPGGPRKVIVLSGAPEGERFMSWDDFLALGERELARDPAAVEARAAAVTAGDVLSVLYTSGTTGDPKGVPLTHAGIFYEVVGTDRLTRLPERGPQISYLTYAHIAERVLSLYLPLFKVSHIHFCTDMAQLGAVLGQVKPVLFFGVPRVWEKMMARLQALLSTQPEEQQDQVRAAMAAGLAYVEALQYGRTPSPEVTAAYDRADAALLAIIRSMIGFENARWLATAAAPMPLEVQRFFAGLGMKVLDVYGMTETSGAFTANSDGEFKLGTVGRPGPGVEVRIAEDGEIITRSPANTPGYLHRPEATAELIDEDGWLRTGDVGSIDEDGFVSILDRKKELIITAGGENISPANTENYLKEHPLIGQALAYGDRRPYVVAVLTLDGEVAPVWARGHGIEFTTLAELAAHPDVLKEVEAAVAAANGKLARVQQVKKWRLLPDEWTAETFELTPSLKLKRRVIHTRYAEVIDAMYEG from the coding sequence ATGGCCGACCCCCGGGTCATTGCGGAACGTTCCGAGATCGAGGCCGAGATCGCCGGCCGCACCATCTGCGATCAGCTCAAGCTCACGGCCGAGCGCTTCCCCGACGCCCCAGCCTACTCCGACCCCGCGCCCGAAGGCGGCTGGACCACCCTGACCTACGCCGAGGCCCGCCGCCGCGTCCTCGCGATCGCCGCGGGCTTCGCCGCGCTCGGCCTCGGCCCCGGCGAGGCCGTCGCGCTCATGATGGTGAACCGCAGCGAGCACGTCCTGGCCGACCTCGGCGCCGTCCACGCCGGCGGCGTGGCCTGCTCGATCTACTCGACCTTCGCCCCCGACCAGGTCGCCTTCGTCGCCGGGGACGTCGGCGCCCGCATCGCGGTGCTCGGCGGCCCCGACGACCTCGACCGCTGGCGGCAGGTCCTGGCGGGGCCCGGCGGCCCGCGCAAGGTCATCGTGCTGTCCGGCGCCCCCGAGGGCGAGCGGTTCATGAGCTGGGACGACTTCCTCGCGCTCGGCGAGCGCGAGCTGGCGCGCGACCCGGCGGCCGTGGAGGCCCGCGCCGCCGCCGTCACCGCGGGCGACGTGCTCAGCGTGCTGTACACCTCCGGCACCACCGGCGACCCCAAGGGCGTGCCGCTCACCCACGCCGGCATCTTCTACGAGGTCGTGGGCACCGACCGCCTGACCCGGCTGCCCGAGCGCGGCCCGCAGATCTCCTACCTGACCTACGCCCACATCGCCGAGCGCGTGCTCAGCCTGTACCTGCCGCTGTTCAAGGTCTCCCACATCCACTTCTGCACCGACATGGCCCAGCTCGGCGCCGTCCTCGGCCAGGTCAAGCCCGTGCTCTTCTTCGGCGTGCCGCGCGTCTGGGAGAAGATGATGGCCCGCCTGCAGGCGCTGCTCAGCACCCAGCCGGAGGAACAGCAGGACCAGGTGCGCGCCGCCATGGCCGCCGGCCTCGCGTACGTGGAGGCGCTGCAGTACGGCCGCACGCCGTCCCCCGAGGTCACCGCGGCCTACGACCGCGCCGACGCGGCCCTGCTGGCGATCATCCGGTCCATGATCGGCTTCGAGAACGCCCGCTGGCTGGCCACGGCGGCGGCGCCCATGCCGCTGGAGGTGCAGCGCTTCTTCGCCGGCCTCGGCATGAAGGTCCTGGACGTGTACGGCATGACCGAGACCAGCGGGGCGTTCACCGCCAACAGCGACGGCGAGTTCAAGCTCGGCACGGTCGGGCGGCCCGGCCCCGGCGTCGAGGTTCGCATCGCCGAGGACGGCGAGATCATCACCCGCAGCCCGGCCAACACCCCGGGCTACCTGCACCGCCCCGAGGCCACCGCCGAGCTCATCGACGAGGACGGCTGGCTGCGCACCGGCGACGTCGGCTCGATCGACGAGGACGGCTTCGTCAGCATCCTCGACCGCAAGAAAGAACTGATCATCACCGCGGGCGGCGAGAACATCTCCCCGGCCAACACCGAGAACTACCTCAAGGAGCACCCGCTCATCGGCCAGGCCCTCGCCTACGGCGACCGCAGGCCCTACGTCGTGGCGGTCCTCACCCTGGACGGCGAGGTCGCCCCGGTGTGGGCGCGCGGGCACGGCATCGAGTTCACCACCCTCGCCGAGCTGGCCGCGCACCCCGACGTGCTCAAGGAGGTCGAGGCCGCCGTCGCCGCCGCCAACGGCAAGCTCGCCCGCGTCCAGCAGGTCAAGAAGTGGCGCCTGCTGCCGGACGAGTGGACCGCCGAGACGTTCGAGCTCACCCCGAGCCTCAAGCTCAAGCGGCGCGTCATCCACACCAGGTACGCCGAGGTGATCGACGCCATGTACGAGGGCTGA
- the yczR gene encoding MocR-like transcription factor YczR, producing MERYLSGPQLARLVEIPAGARPYYRALARSVRTLVLDGRLPTRVRMPAERHLAEALGVSRTTVTAAYDRLREQGYLESRQGAGSWTALPAPGALGTENPWTFADGDDGRLPLHSAAPPATALLPEALAGAAEDYPRYGLGTGYDPVGIRPLREAIAARYVARGLPTRPDQILVTLGAQHGTHLLMSLLAGPGDPVLVESPTYPHALDAARARGARLVPVGVQEDGPPMDLVRSALRQSAARLAYVIPDFQNPTGVLMPDAVRAALTEAARRHDTTLIVDESWAEMATDEVPPVSPLAAFDTDGRVISVGSASKLWWGGLRIGWIRATAALVRRLVAVRASVDIAAPLFEQLVVTRLFARVEEVRAERRRTITASRTALVESLRERIPEWRFTLPRGGASLWVCLDAPVATPLADAAAACGVRLAPGPWFGVDGTLERYLRLPYTMSPVALTEAVRRLDVARTLGPGAVPCRPGAPLTPTL from the coding sequence ATGGAGCGCTATCTGAGCGGGCCGCAGCTCGCCAGGCTCGTCGAGATCCCCGCCGGCGCACGCCCCTACTACCGGGCCCTGGCCCGGTCGGTGCGCACGCTCGTGCTCGACGGCCGCCTGCCCACGCGGGTGCGCATGCCCGCCGAACGCCACCTGGCCGAGGCCCTCGGCGTCAGCCGCACCACCGTCACCGCCGCCTACGACCGGCTGCGCGAGCAGGGCTACCTGGAGAGCCGCCAGGGCGCGGGAAGCTGGACGGCGCTGCCCGCGCCCGGCGCGCTCGGCACCGAGAACCCCTGGACGTTCGCCGACGGCGACGACGGCCGGCTCCCGCTGCACTCCGCCGCGCCGCCCGCGACGGCGCTGCTCCCCGAGGCCCTGGCCGGTGCCGCCGAGGACTACCCCCGCTACGGGCTCGGCACCGGCTACGACCCGGTGGGCATCCGGCCGCTGCGAGAGGCCATCGCCGCCCGGTACGTCGCCAGGGGCCTGCCCACCCGGCCCGACCAGATCCTGGTCACGCTCGGCGCCCAGCACGGCACCCACCTGCTGATGTCCCTGCTCGCCGGGCCGGGCGACCCCGTGCTCGTCGAGTCGCCCACCTATCCGCACGCGCTGGACGCGGCGCGGGCCCGTGGCGCGCGGCTGGTGCCCGTCGGCGTGCAGGAGGACGGGCCGCCCATGGACCTGGTGCGCTCCGCCCTGCGCCAGTCGGCCGCCCGGCTCGCCTACGTCATCCCCGACTTCCAGAACCCGACGGGGGTGCTGATGCCCGACGCCGTCCGCGCGGCCCTGACCGAGGCGGCGCGCCGGCACGACACGACGCTGATCGTGGACGAGAGCTGGGCCGAGATGGCGACCGACGAGGTGCCCCCGGTCTCCCCGCTCGCGGCCTTCGACACCGACGGCCGGGTGATCAGCGTCGGGTCGGCGTCCAAGCTGTGGTGGGGCGGCCTGCGCATCGGGTGGATCCGCGCCACGGCCGCGCTGGTGCGGCGCCTGGTCGCGGTGCGCGCCTCGGTCGACATCGCCGCGCCGCTGTTCGAGCAGCTCGTGGTGACCCGCCTGTTCGCGCGGGTCGAGGAGGTCAGGGCCGAGCGCCGCCGCACGATCACCGCCTCGCGGACGGCGCTGGTGGAGTCGCTGCGCGAGCGGATCCCCGAGTGGCGGTTCACCCTGCCCCGCGGCGGCGCCTCGCTGTGGGTGTGCCTGGACGCCCCGGTCGCCACGCCCCTGGCCGACGCGGCCGCCGCCTGCGGCGTGCGGCTGGCCCCGGGCCCGTGGTTCGGCGTGGACGGCACGCTGGAGCGGTACCTGCGCCTGCCCTACACGATGTCCCCGGTGGCGCTCACCGAGGCGGTCCGCCGCCTGGACGTGGCCCGCACGCTCGGCCCCGGCGCCGTCCCCTGCCGTCCCGGCGCGCCGCTGACGCCCACGCTGTGA
- a CDS encoding DEAD/DEAH box helicase encodes MTPDVTEDTMAFADLGLRPELLRALLALGYEEPTPIQREAIPPLLAGHDLLGQAATGTGKTAAFALPILQRMPREEREGGAPTALVLVPTRELAVQVSEAIHRYGRELGARVLPIYGGQPIGRQLRELQRGVDVVVATPGRALDHMGRKTLRMESLKLVVLDEADEMLDMGFADDIEAILTETPEDRQTVLFSATMPPRIDSIARAHLKEPVRIQIERESTAPGEAPRVRQSAYVVSRAHKPAALGRVLDVEAPEATIVFCRTREEVDQLTETMNGRGYRAEALHGGMGQEQRDRVMARLRAGTADLLVATDVAARGLDIEQLTHVVNYNVPSAPESYVHRIGRVGRAGREGVAITLAEPREHRMLKTIERVTKSRIVVEKVPTVADLRARRLELTRSALEASILEDDLEHFRVVVDTLADEFDVMEIAMAAVKLAHEASGAAADEEEIPDLPLRPEREGRGRREQGGREERRGRASSSGMTRIFVGAGRSAGVRPQDLVGAIANESRLSGRDIGAIEIADRFSLVEVPQQAADDVIASLRQSTIKGRKVTVRRERFSPR; translated from the coding sequence ATGACCCCCGACGTCACCGAGGACACCATGGCCTTCGCCGACCTCGGGCTGCGGCCCGAGCTCCTGCGCGCGCTGCTGGCCCTGGGGTACGAGGAGCCGACGCCGATCCAGCGCGAGGCGATCCCGCCGCTGCTGGCCGGCCACGACCTGCTCGGCCAGGCGGCCACCGGCACCGGGAAGACCGCGGCCTTCGCCCTGCCGATCCTGCAGCGCATGCCGCGGGAGGAGCGCGAGGGCGGCGCCCCGACGGCGCTGGTGCTCGTGCCGACCCGCGAGCTGGCCGTCCAGGTGTCGGAGGCGATCCACCGCTACGGCCGCGAACTCGGCGCCCGCGTGCTGCCGATCTACGGCGGCCAGCCGATCGGGCGCCAGCTCAGGGAGCTGCAGCGGGGCGTGGACGTCGTCGTCGCCACCCCCGGCCGCGCGCTGGACCACATGGGCCGCAAGACGCTGCGCATGGAATCGCTCAAACTGGTCGTGCTCGACGAGGCCGACGAGATGCTCGACATGGGCTTCGCCGACGACATCGAGGCCATCCTCACGGAGACCCCCGAGGACCGCCAGACCGTGCTGTTCTCGGCCACGATGCCCCCGCGCATCGACTCGATCGCCCGCGCCCACCTGAAGGAGCCGGTGCGCATCCAGATCGAGCGCGAGTCCACCGCCCCCGGCGAGGCGCCCCGCGTCCGCCAGAGCGCCTACGTCGTCTCCCGCGCGCACAAGCCCGCCGCGCTCGGCCGGGTGCTGGACGTCGAGGCCCCCGAGGCCACGATCGTGTTCTGCCGCACCCGCGAAGAGGTCGACCAGCTCACCGAGACGATGAACGGCCGCGGCTACCGCGCCGAGGCCCTGCACGGCGGCATGGGGCAGGAGCAGCGCGACCGGGTGATGGCGCGGCTGCGCGCCGGCACCGCCGACCTGCTGGTGGCCACCGACGTCGCCGCGCGCGGCCTGGACATCGAGCAGCTCACCCACGTCGTCAACTACAACGTCCCCTCCGCGCCGGAGTCCTACGTCCACCGCATCGGCCGGGTCGGCAGGGCGGGGCGCGAGGGCGTGGCGATCACGCTGGCCGAGCCGCGCGAGCACCGCATGCTCAAGACCATCGAGCGGGTCACCAAGAGCCGCATCGTGGTCGAGAAGGTCCCGACGGTCGCCGACCTGCGCGCCCGCCGCCTGGAGCTGACCCGCTCGGCCCTGGAGGCCAGCATCCTGGAGGACGACCTGGAGCACTTCCGGGTCGTGGTGGACACCCTGGCCGACGAGTTCGACGTCATGGAGATCGCCATGGCGGCGGTCAAGCTGGCGCACGAGGCCAGCGGCGCCGCCGCCGACGAGGAGGAGATCCCGGACCTTCCCCTGCGGCCGGAGCGCGAGGGCCGCGGGCGCCGCGAGCAGGGCGGGCGCGAGGAGCGGCGCGGCCGCGCGTCCTCCAGCGGCATGACCCGCATCTTCGTGGGCGCCGGGCGCAGCGCCGGGGTGCGCCCGCAGGACCTGGTGGGCGCGATCGCCAACGAGTCGCGCCTGAGCGGGCGCGACATCGGCGCGATCGAGATCGCCGACCGGTTCTCGCTGGTGGAGGTCCCGCAGCAGGCGGCGGACGACGTCATCGCCTCGCTGCGCCAGAGCACCATCAAGGGCAGGAAGGTCACCGTACGCCGCGAGCGCTTCTCTCCCCGCTGA